The sequence below is a genomic window from Rhodococcus sp. 4CII.
CGCTACGGCTCCGCCCGCCAGCTCTACAACTTCCACGTCGACAACGCCAGCGCGTACTAGGAGAACCATCATGAACACCCCGAACCCGGCCCTGCGCGAATCGGCGACGTTCGACCGCGGCGTCATCTCCGAGATCCAGCGGGCCGCCGAGACCGGCATCTACGACATCCGCGGGTGGGGTGCCAAGCGGAAGCTGCCCCACTTCGACGACCTGCTGTTCCTCGGGGCGTCGATGTCGCGGTACCCGCTCGAGGGCTATCGCGAGAGGTGCGACACCGACGTCGTGCTCGGTGACCGCAACGCGAAGTTCCCGCTGCACCTCGACATCCCGATCACCATCGCAGGCATGAGTTTCGGGGCGCTGTCCGGGCAGGCGAAGGAGGCCCTCGGCCGCGGCGCCAGCGAGGTCGGTACGTCCACCACCACCGGTGACGGCGGCATGACCCCGGAGGAGCGTGGGCAGTCGAAGAACCTGGTCTACCAATACCTTCCGTCGCGGTACGGGATGAACCCGGACGATCTGCGCAAGGCCGACGCCATCGAGATCGTCCTCGGCCAGGGCGCCAAGCCCGGCGGCGGCGGAATGCTGCTCGGACAGAAGATCACCGAACGCGTCGCCGGGATGCGCACCCTGCCCATGGGCGTCGACCAGCGGTCCGCGTGCAGGCACCCCGACTGGACCGGACCCGACGACCTCGCCATCAAGATCATCGAACTGCGCGAGATCACCAACTGGGAGAAGCCGATCTACATCAAGGTCGGCGCCACCCGTACCTACTATGACGTCAAGCTCGCCGTGAAGGCAGGTGCCGACGTCGTGGTGGTCGACGGAATGCAGGGTGGTACCGCCGCCACCCAGGACGTGTTCATCGAGCACGTCGGCATCCCCACCCTCGCCGCGATCCCGCAGGCGGTCCAGGCGCTGCAGGAACTGGGCGTGCACAGGAAGGTGCAGCTCATCGTGTCGGGCGGCATCCGCAGCGGCGCGGACGTCGCCAAGGCAATGGCCCTCGGGGCGGATGCCGTCGCGATCGGCACCGCCGCCCTGATCGCGTTGGGCGACAACAGTCCCCGCTACGCGAAGCAGTACGAGGCACTCGGCTCCGCGGCCGGGTTCTACGACGACTTCCAGGCCGGCAAGGACCCCGCCGGCATCACCACGCAGGACCCGGAGCTGTCGAAGAACCTCGACCCCGTCGAGGCCGGCCGCCGCCTCGCCAACTACCTGCGGGTGCTCACCATGGAGGCGCAGACCCTCGCCCGCGCCTGCGGTAAGTCGCACCTGCGCAACCTCGAACCCGAGGACCTCGTCGCCCTCACCGTCGAGGCGTCCGCCATGGCCCGTGTGCCCCTCGCCGGCACCACCTGGATTCCGGGCGCCCTGTAGGCGGCTCCGCCGCCCGTGCGCCTTTTTGGTAGCTGGAACAACCAGAAAGGCGCACGGGCGCGAAGCGCCTGTCAGCCCGAACTATGAATAGAGGACCGAGAACATGACATCCTTCGATTCGCTGTGGGCCAGCATCCTCGATGTGGGACAGCACAAGTCGACACGGGGATACCGCCGATTCGCGTGGAACGACGCCGACCTGACACTGCGCGAATGGTTCGGCGACTGCGCCCGGCAGCGGGGGATGAGCGTCGAGGAAGACCGCAACGGCAACCTGTGGGCGTGGTGGATGCCCGAGGGGTGGTCGGGTGATCCCCGCGACGCGTTCGTCACCGGATCGCACCTCGATTCGGTACCCGACGGCGGCGCCTACGACGGACCCCTCGGGGTGGTGTCCGCGTTCGCCGCCATCGACCTGGTCCGCGAGCGGGGGATCGTGCCGACGCGACCGGTGGCGGTCGCCGCGTTCTCCGACGAGGAGGGCGCCCGGTTCGGCGTCGCCTGCGTCGGCTCGCAACTGTCCACCGGTGCGGTGACACCCGCACGGGCACTCGCGCTGCGGGACAACGACGGCATCAGCCTGGGCGAGGCCCTGATCGGCGCCGGCCGCGACCCGCACCATCTCGGCGAGGACCCCGACCTCGTCGATCGCGTCGGGGTGTACGTCGAACTGCACGTCGAGCAGGGGCGGGCCCTCGACCTGATCGACAGTCCCATCGCTGTCGCCTCCTCGATCTGGCCGCACGGCCGGTGGCAGTTCGTGTTCTCCGGGGAGGCGAACCATGCCGGCGCGACCCGGCTCGTCGATCGTCGCGACCCGATGCTCGCGTTCGCGTCGTCCGTGCACACCGCCCGAACCGCGGCGACGCTCCACGAGGCGGTCGCGACGTTCGGCAAGGTTCGGGTACTTCCGAACGGCGCCAACGCGATTCCGTCGGAGGTGCGCGCCTGGCTCGACGCTCGCGCCGCCGACGAGGACACGCTGACCAGGCTGGTGCAGCAGATCACCGCGGAGGCGCAGGCCTACGCGGCGGCCGACGGCGTCGGTCTCGAGGTCGACGCCGAATCGGTGACGCCGATCGTCGAGTTCCCGCACTCCGCCCGGGAACGGTTGCGCCGCTCCCTCGCCCACCTCGGGGACATCCCCGTCCTCCCCACCGCCGCCGGACACGACGCCGGCATCCTGTCGGCGAAAGTCCCCACCGCGATGATGTTCGTCCGCAACCCCACCGGTGTGTCCCACTCGCCCGACGAGTTTGCCGAAGCGGACGACTGCAACCGCGGCGCCGAAGCGTTGGCCGACGTCATGGCCGACTGGGTCACCGCCATGTGAGTGGCAATGTGTCCCGGGCACACGTTTGCCGCTCACGTCAGGGGGAGCGCCGCCATTCCTGCAGTTGCTCGATGGCTGTGTTCGCGACGGCGACGGCCTCGTCGCGGTTGACCCGCGACAGCAGGAGCGCGCTGACGGACAAGGATGTCAGGAGCCGGGTTCGGTGCTGGAGGGTGGCGGCGGAGGCGTCCGGGTCCTGGGCCCGGAGTGCATGGGCGAGTGCCGCGGACAGTTCACTTTGGTACGCGTCGACGACGGACCGTTGCGTGTCGTCGTGTGCCGCGAAGCCGGCGGCGCTGTTGAGGAGGAGGCAGCCGCGGCCGGGGGCGTCGTCGGGGAGGGCGGCGAGGGCGGCGGCGAGGCCGCGGTAATAGCGCTCGGCCGCGTCGGGACGGGTGGGTTCGTCGGTCAGGACGCGGAGGCGGGGGCGCACCACGCGGTCGAGGTAGTCGTGCACGGCGGCGTCGAACAGTCCGCGTTTGCTGGTGAACGCGTGGTACAGACTCGACCGATTCAATCCCGTGACGCGTTCGAGTTCGGGTATCGACGTGGCTTCGAAGCCCTTGTCCCAGAACAGGTCGCGGGCGTGGCCGATCACCTCGGCCGTGTCGAAATCCTGCGTGCGCGGCATGACGGTCCTCACTCATGGTTGTGAAACGACCATTTCAGTATATATTGAAATGGTCAGTTCAGAACGAGGAGGAGTTTCGTATGGTTGCCGCAGGTCTTGTTCTTGCCGCACTCGCCAGTGCGCTCCACGTCTACATCTTCGTGCTCGAGTCCGTCCTCTGGACCGCTCCGCGCACTCGCGCGACGTTCGGGACCAGCGTCGAAGAGGCCGGCGCCACCAAGGAACTTGCCTTCAACCAGGGCTTCTACAACCTCTTCCTGGCGATCGTGACGGCGGTCGGCATCGTGGCCGTGATCATCGGCGCGACCGCCGTCGGTGCGGCACTGATCTTCGCCGGCGCGGGGTCCAT
It includes:
- a CDS encoding TetR/AcrR family transcriptional regulator; amino-acid sequence: MPRTQDFDTAEVIGHARDLFWDKGFEATSIPELERVTGLNRSSLYHAFTSKRGLFDAAVHDYLDRVVRPRLRVLTDEPTRPDAAERYYRGLAAALAALPDDAPGRGCLLLNSAAGFAAHDDTQRSVVDAYQSELSAALAHALRAQDPDASAATLQHRTRLLTSLSVSALLLSRVNRDEAVAVANTAIEQLQEWRRSP
- a CDS encoding FMN-binding glutamate synthase family protein — its product is MNTPNPALRESATFDRGVISEIQRAAETGIYDIRGWGAKRKLPHFDDLLFLGASMSRYPLEGYRERCDTDVVLGDRNAKFPLHLDIPITIAGMSFGALSGQAKEALGRGASEVGTSTTTGDGGMTPEERGQSKNLVYQYLPSRYGMNPDDLRKADAIEIVLGQGAKPGGGGMLLGQKITERVAGMRTLPMGVDQRSACRHPDWTGPDDLAIKIIELREITNWEKPIYIKVGATRTYYDVKLAVKAGADVVVVDGMQGGTAATQDVFIEHVGIPTLAAIPQAVQALQELGVHRKVQLIVSGGIRSGADVAKAMALGADAVAIGTAALIALGDNSPRYAKQYEALGSAAGFYDDFQAGKDPAGITTQDPELSKNLDPVEAGRRLANYLRVLTMEAQTLARACGKSHLRNLEPEDLVALTVEASAMARVPLAGTTWIPGAL
- a CDS encoding allantoate amidohydrolase, coding for MTSFDSLWASILDVGQHKSTRGYRRFAWNDADLTLREWFGDCARQRGMSVEEDRNGNLWAWWMPEGWSGDPRDAFVTGSHLDSVPDGGAYDGPLGVVSAFAAIDLVRERGIVPTRPVAVAAFSDEEGARFGVACVGSQLSTGAVTPARALALRDNDGISLGEALIGAGRDPHHLGEDPDLVDRVGVYVELHVEQGRALDLIDSPIAVASSIWPHGRWQFVFSGEANHAGATRLVDRRDPMLAFASSVHTARTAATLHEAVATFGKVRVLPNGANAIPSEVRAWLDARAADEDTLTRLVQQITAEAQAYAAADGVGLEVDAESVTPIVEFPHSARERLRRSLAHLGDIPVLPTAAGHDAGILSAKVPTAMMFVRNPTGVSHSPDEFAEADDCNRGAEALADVMADWVTAM
- a CDS encoding DUF1304 domain-containing protein, which translates into the protein MVAAGLVLAALASALHVYIFVLESVLWTAPRTRATFGTSVEEAGATKELAFNQGFYNLFLAIVTAVGIVAVIIGATAVGAALIFAGAGSMLLAALVLLLSSPDKARAAITQGMLPLLAIVLLALGLAL